GCTGACTTTGCAGCAGCCTCTTGCAGGCCTCAGTTGCACCACGGGCCTTCTGTCTCCCTGCaagtccccttcctccccacccccaccccatccctctcCCGGACTTGCTTGCGGATTGTTGCCTGGCGCCTGGCAAGTTGGGAAAATAGCCAACGAAgttggagggggtggtggtgaaggcGGGTCTGTTCAAATGGCCCGGGGGCAATGCTGACTCGGTTTGCCCTCATCTTCGCCCAAATTCCCCAGGACCCCCGGGCTCATGGGCTCAGGCTTGCAGCAGCGGCTCCTTGCGCTGCCAAGCTTCTGGTCGCTTCCGCCGTAAATCTGCCGGCCTACCCAAAAGTGCTGTCTGCCAAGCCCACCTGCCCGTACTGGCAGTGGCAGCAGAAGTCAGAAATTGCCCACACAGCCTGGTTAGTGACTGCCAGCCTGGGTCCCTCCAGAAGGAGAGCTGGTCGGGTATAGGCAAGTCCAGAGCCGGACGAGTGAGCCACAGGGACGGATTTGACGGGAAATGACAACTCCCCAGCCAGGATGCCGGACAGCCCCCTGCCCTGTCCCGTGTGCCTTATTTTCCAACGGCCGCTGCAGAAATGTGAATTTTGTAAGCTGGAAACATTCGCTAAGCAATTTAGAAGACTAGAGACTCCAGATTCAGGATGGGAGTGATGATGTGGGCACCGGCTACTTTACTGAGGCCAGCCTGGGACTGGCCTCAGAGAGGGGCCGGTGCAGGGAAGGAGGAACCCTAATATTTACCGAGGGCCCGAAAAATACCGAGGTGTCGCTTTTCTCATACATGCATTACCTTACAGCAGCCCTGCAAGGTAGGTGCTATTTTCCCACAGTACAGAGGAGAacctaaggctcagagaggtagaTTAACTTATCCCAAGTCACACAGCCGGTAGGTTACGCCAAAGCCCATCCATGCTCCCTTTGGGGAAGTGTCTTCAGGAAGTGATTGGAACAGACTGAAAGAGCCTGCTGACCATCAGGAACCGGGGGAAGTCCCACGAAGGCAAGCGATCCAGTGGctgttctgtgtttttgtttgtttcaagacaACCCTGGGTGCAAGTATCTAAGAGCCAGACTGTACTTTCCTCTGAATCTTCCTCACGGCTCTCACAGGTTGTCTACGAAGTTGCCTGTAGACCCACCTGTGCCACATCTGGGCTGTATGACATGAGCCAGGCTGACCCACTCTGCGTCCTCAGCGTCCTCATCCACTAAGGGATGGAGCTGGACTTCTAGAATTTCACTATGGCAGCTCTGTGGGTAGGATAATTTTTGCGTGGCAGGACATCCTTGGCCCTGCCTAACGAATGGCCAGACAGCAGCATCCCTTGTCTCCAgggcaccaccccctccccccggaaaaaaaaaaaaaaaaggccacacaTTTTCACGTGCCCCCGAGGCGCTATGTCACCCCTGACTAAGAACCTTTTAGGCCCCCGGAGCCGTGAAAATCCCTCTGTAAGTTTTGGACTCTCAGCATCCTTCTGGGGACCCCACGGCACAAAATCATTGCTCTGAGGTTGGAGGCAGGAGCcccaatgatttcaggaatggGCGTGAGAGCCACTCACGCCCGAGTTTGAACTCCACCGTTCGTTCTCATAAATACGTGTCCTTCCCACTTTGAACGTCTGCATCATCACCTCCAGACAGGGGGACAATAGCGACACCTGCTTGGGGGCGAGGGGTTGCCTAGCACTGAGTCCACTGCCAAGACCACGGGAAGCACCAGTTAGGAGCAGTGGGGCGAGACCTCCCTCCGTCTGCGCTCTGTCTCCAGCCACCAGACTTTTCCTGCAAGACACTTACCGTCAAAGCGATGGAATGAACCACTCGCGCGCTCATTTATTTActgcctaccccccaccccccgccccgaccccacCGCCGCCCCGTTAGGCTCCAGGTTCCACCAGGGCAGAGTCGACCCGGGTCCCCCTTGCTCCGTGCTGTGTCCCGGGgtctggtacacagtaggcactcagtaaaacAGCTGTCAGGTGGTTGAAGGCTTCTAATCATCCCTGCCTCGTCTTTGTTGTCCAGGGCCCGCCGCCCTCTGACggcaaagaaaacagagactcgCTCCAGGATGACAGAGGCCAGCACGGAAATCACAGTCCCTACAGAGACCTTTGACGTGACGACAGAATATGACTATGGGGGCATAACCCCGTGccagaagggggaggagagggcctTCGGGGCCCAGCTGCTGCCCCCCTTGTACTCGCTGGTGTTCGTCATCGGCCTGGTGGGCAACATCCTGGTGCTGTTGGTCCTGATGCAGTACAAGAGGCTCAAGAGTATGACCAGCATCTACCTCCTCAACCTGGCCATCTCTGACCTGCTTTTCCTCTTCACGCTGCCCTTCTGGATTGACTACAAGCTGAAGGACGACTGGATTTTCAGCGACGGCACCTGCAAGCTGCTCTCGGGGCTTTATTACATAGGCTTGTACAGCGAGATCTTTTTCATCATCCTGCTGACGGTGGACAGGTACCTGGCCATCGTCCACGCCGTGTTCGCCCTGCGGGTTCGCACGGTCCTCTTCGGCGTCCTCACCAGCGCCGTGGCCTGGAGCCTGGCCGTCTCGGCCTCCGTCCCGGGCTTTTACTTTTCCAAGACCCAGCGGGAGTTCTCCCATATCACCTGCAGCCTCCACTTCCCTCACGAAAACCTAAAAGCCTGGAAacggttccaggctctgaagctGAACACGTTGGGGCTGGCGTTGCCTCTGCTGGTCATGATCGTCTGCTACACCGAGATCGTAAGGATTCTGCTCAGGCGACCCAACGAGAAGAAGGCCAAAGCCGTCCGCCTGATCTTCGTCATCATGAtcgtcttctttctcttctggacCCCTTACAACCTGGCCATGCTGGTCTCTGCTTTCCAAGACACCCTTTTCACCGACGAGTGTCGGCAGAGCAAGCAGCTGGACGTGGCCATGCAGGTGACGGAGGTGATCGCCTACACGCACTGCTGCGTCAACCCCGTCATCTACGCCTTCGTGGGAGAGAGGTTCCGCAGGTACCTGCGCCAGCTGTTCCACGGGGTCCTGGCCACGCGCCTGGCCAAATggctccccttcctctctgcggAGAGGCTGGAGAGGACCAGCTCAATGTCGCCCTCCACGGCGGAGCAAGAACTCTCTGCGGGGTTCTGACTCGGGCCCCTGGGGGCCGATGCGGGACCCAGCCGGGGTGACCTGCCAGGCGCGCCGACCCGAGCCGAGCCAGGTTGGGTCTCGTGGCCAGATCCGGACACGTGACCACCACGGAATGTGCAGCCACGTGGGGGTGAGCGAGTTTAAAGGCGGTGTGGGCTGAGTTCCCTCCGGGCCATGAACCTTCTCCAAGAACTTCTCCCTGGTGGGAAGGAGACGAATGAGCCCAATGGGACATTCCAGAAGACGGGGACCGAGTTTACCTGTGAAGGCCTTGGGCCCAGACAGGATTTCAGATTCGTGAGCATTAGCATTTGTAAACAGAGCCCTTTGACCCCAggcagcccctgcccctgctcccaccACCAGTGAACTTGGAAGCAGTGATTTCCGCTGCTGACATCACTTCGAGTGGAGAGCCAATCAGCAgccagcagcccctccccaccttcccctcccctcccctcctgaccGCTGCAGGGCTTAGGTGCTTGGAAACCCTGAGGAACAGAGAACTCAGGGTGGGACAGCCAGAACCCTGGAGGGGAAATAGGATTGGGGAACTGCTGTTGGCAGTAGAATTGagatctctgcccttcccctgctcaggctctgtctctcaaaaataataaataaaaaaaaaattttaaatagcttaaaaacacaaagggaaaaaggaaatgcCAAAATCACCCATAATCTCACCACCCAAAGACAACTACTGTGCATTCTTCGATGTGTTTTCtcttagtttgcttttttttttttccccgtatGTATTTATGATGGTGACAAAGGTGGACTTCAGCTGTTTTcctgtcgttgttgttgtttcccaGGTGAATAGATCAGTTTAAAGCGTTGTTTCTGATGGCTGCACTGAACCTCACAGCAGGGATACGCCCCAATTTACTCCACGCGTTTCCCCAGATTTGCTTGCGGGAATCAATTCAATCCGGCAGTGGTGACTGAGGACGTGCTTTTTTCAAAGTGAGTTCTCTGAGCTCTGGGAGGCACACAGGCACAGGGGTGCCCTGGAGCCCGTGGTGCTTGGACAGCAAAGGGGAGGAAGGCATCCACCAGTCAGAAAACATcctaaggtggggggggggggggacggcagtggggagcacctgggtggctcagtcagctaagcatctgacgtcagctcaggtcatgatctcacagttcgtgggttcaagctccacatcgggctttgcgctgacagcacagagcctgcttgg
This DNA window, taken from Neofelis nebulosa isolate mNeoNeb1 chromosome 4, mNeoNeb1.pri, whole genome shotgun sequence, encodes the following:
- the LOC131510271 gene encoding C-C chemokine receptor type 1-like, with the protein product MTEASTEITVPTETFDVTTEYDYGGITPCQKGEERAFGAQLLPPLYSLVFVIGLVGNILVLLVLMQYKRLKSMTSIYLLNLAISDLLFLFTLPFWIDYKLKDDWIFSDGTCKLLSGLYYIGLYSEIFFIILLTVDRYLAIVHAVFALRVRTVLFGVLTSAVAWSLAVSASVPGFYFSKTQREFSHITCSLHFPHENLKAWKRFQALKLNTLGLALPLLVMIVCYTEIVRILLRRPNEKKAKAVRLIFVIMIVFFLFWTPYNLAMLVSAFQDTLFTDECRQSKQLDVAMQVTEVIAYTHCCVNPVIYAFVGERFRRYLRQLFHGVLATRLAKWLPFLSAERLERTSSMSPSTAEQELSAGF